GCCCTGATGACGCATCGCATTCTGGTGGTGGACGACGAACCCGACATTACCGCGCTGGTGGCCTATCATCTGGCCAAGGCAGGATTCCGGGTCTCGACGGCGACCAACGGCCCCGATGCCCTCAAGGCCGCCAAGGAGGAGCGCCCCGACGTGGTGGTGCTCGACCTGATGCTCCCGGGCCTCTCGGGCTACGACGTCCTGGCCGAGCTCCGGAAGCGCGAAGAGACCCGTGACGTCGGCGTGATCCTGCTGACCGCCCGCCGCGACGAGCCTGACCGGATCCGCGGCCTCTCCCTCGGCGCCGACGACTACCTCACCAAGCCATTCTCGCCGGCCGAGCTTGCCCTGCGCGTCCAGGCGCTGCTCCGCCGCCTCGCCGCGCCGGCGGTCGCCAAGGGGTCGACGCTGGTGGCCGAGGGGCTCGTGGTCGATCGGGCCGCGCACAAGGTGCTGCTGGAGAACGAGGAGCTGAACCTCACCGCCACCGAATACAAGCTGCTCGTCATGTTGCTGGAGCGGCGCGGGCGGGTGCAGTCCCGGCCGCAGTTGCTCGAGACCGTCTGGGATGCGCAGCCCGACATCCAGACCCGCACCGTCGACATGCATGTGCAGCGGCTCCGCTCCAAGCTCGGCGCGGTCGGCGACATGATCGAGACGGTCCGCGGCTTCGGCTATCGCTTCAAGTCCCCCGAGCGGGGAAGCCGCCCAGCGTGAGCCTGACGAGCCGTCTCGTGTGGGGCACGATCACGGTGGTGGCCTTCACGCTCCTGCTGATGCTGTGGGGCGCGGAACGATGGTCGATGACCGCGGCCGCGCTTTTCGCGTTGGTGGTGGCGCTCGGGCTCGCGACGCTGACCGGGCGCGCGGTCGCGCAGCCACTCGTGGCGCTCTCCAAGGCCGCGCGTGACATCGCCTCCGGCCTCCTCCCCGCCTTCCCACGCTCGGGCATTCCCGAAGTCGATGCGCTGGTCCAGGCGCTGCGGCAGATGAACCGGCAGCTCGCCGATCGTTTCGAGGATGTGCAGCGTGAGAAGGCGGAGGCGGCGGCGATCGTCAACGCGATGGTCGAGGGTGTCATTGCCACCGACCCGCGTGGGCGCATCGTCACGGCCAATCCGGCCGCACGGCGCCTGCTCGGCTACTCGCACGAGGCCGACCTCCCGGACCTGCGCACCCTCTTTCGCGTCAAGGCGGCGCGCGCCGCCGTCGATGCAGTGCTCGAGGGCGAGGTGGTGCAAGACCGCGAAGTGGAATTCGACGGCGTGACGCTGACCCTCAACGCGCGCGCCCTGCCGACCGGCGGCGCGGTCCTGGTGCTGCACGACCTGACGGAGGTCCGCCGGCTCGAGGCGGTCCGTCGTGACTTCGTCGCGAACGTCTCGCACGAGCTCAAGACGCCACTCACCTCGATCTCCGGTTACGCCGAGACGCTCGCCGATGGTGACGTCGACCCGGCGACCACCAAGCGATTCCTCGCGACGATCGTCAGCAACGCGGCACGGATGCAGCGGCTGGTCGACGACCTCCTCGATCTGTCGCGGATCGAGGCGGGGCGCTGGGTCCCCGAGCCGGTGGCGGTGCCCCTCGAGAGCGCGGCGAACGAATGCTGGGCGATGTTCGCCGACCGCGCGGCGGCGCGGCGGGTGACCTTCACCCGGGCCTTCGCGCCCGACGCGACCACCATCACGGCCGACCCCCACGCGATCCGCCAACTGTTGCAGAACCTGGTCGACAACGCCCTCCGCTACGTGCCGGAAGGCGGCACCATCACCTGCCGGAGCGAGCGCGCCGACGGTGGCATCGTGCTGAGCGTCGAGGACAACGGCAGCGGCATCAGCAGCGACCACCTGCCCCGGATCTTCGAACGCTTCTACCGCGTCGACCCCTCCCGCTCCCGCGACGAAGGCGGCACCGGCCTCGGCCTCGCGATCATCAAGCACATGGTCGAGGCACACGGCGGTCGGGTCTGGGCGGAGAGTGCGCTGGGCGAGGGGACGGCGGTGCGGAGTTGGTGGCCCGAGGGAACGGCGTCGTAAGTCGTTGGTCGTTGGTCGTTGGTCGTTAGTCGTTAGTCGTTGGTCGTTAGGTCGCCCTGCCCGTCATCCCGAACGAAGTGAGGGACCTGCGTATACACCTTCACGCAGATCCCTCGCGTTGCTCGGGATGACAGAATTGCGAACTAACGACTAACGACCAACGACTAACGACTCCCCTCAGATCCCCAACTCCACCGCCCACCGCAGAATCCAGCTCTTCCGCGCCGCCCCCGCCGCATTCGCGGCGACGTTGTCGTGCAACAGCTCGCCAGTGCTCTTGATCCGGTGCCGCTTGAAGTAGCGCGTGAGGCCCACCGACAGCTGCTCCTGCCGCGCCGCGCCGACTTCATCGGCGATCTCCTCGTCCGGCGTCACCACGGCCCAGCGCAGTTGCGGGGACCAGCCGCTCGCGAGCGCGTAACTCGCCTGCAGCAGGCGCCCCGTGCCGGTGTAGACGTAGCGGTTGGCCGACCCTGCGTGCGTCGTGATCGGGTCCTCGGCGGTGCGCTTGGCGAATTCACCGTACAACGCGACGCCGCGGTGCTTGAAGAGCACGTCGGCCTCGAGGGTGCGCATCGTGCGCGCGGCATGCAGGGGAAGCCCCAACTGCCCGCCGACCTTCGTGGTGTGGTTGTTCTGCTGGGCCGAGACGGCCAGCGCGAGTCGCGGCGCCGGCTGGCGCGTCAGGTCGCCCTCGAAATCATCGCTGCCATCCGCGAACGCGCCGAGCGGCTGGACCTCGGCGCGAGCCGTCCACGCCACGCCGTCGTCGTTGCCGGCAGGGTTGCGGCCCTCGCCACCGCTGAGCGCGGTGCGCAGGTGGACCGGCGTGCCACCGAGCGTGTCGGCCCACCAGAGTTGCACCCCCACGTCGCGATCAAAGGTGAAGCGATTGTTGACGATCGACCGCTCCGGGAATTCCAGATCACTTGACGAGATCACCCGCTGCCGGTTGCCCGGGAGCTTGGTCTGCCCAACGATCCCCTGCAGGTGGGGCGTGAAGCGCCAGGTGACCGTGGCGTCGCGGAGCACGTTGGGAAAGCCGGTGTCGGCAAAGTCCTGGTCGCCGCGCGTGAAGGAGAGCTGGAGGTTGAAGCCGAGCCGGGGGTCGAGGAGCGTGCCGCCGAAGCGGAGCCGCGTCCGACGGACCTGAAAGAGCACCTGTTCCGGGTTGAATGGCTCGTCCTCGGAGGAGCTCACCGTCATCAGTTCCTGAATGCGGAAGCGCATGGTGACCCGGTTCACGCCATCGGGCGAGGCCCAGGTGACGCCCCGCCCGTCCACGACGACCCCCGGCGTGGTCTGGGCGGCGGCCGCGTGAGGGATCGAAAGGATGAACGACGCCAGCAAAACCAGGCGCAGGCGGGTTGGCATCGTGGTACGCTCCAAGGTGACGGCCGAGTTGTGACGGAATCGTGACGAAGATAGTGACGGCGCCCTCGGGAGGGCGCTAATTTTGGGGGATGCATCCTCGCCGCCTCCGGGGCCTCCTCGCCGCCCTTGCCCTCCTGCTCCCCGGCGGGGCTTCCGCCCAGCAGATCCTGACCGGGGCGGGAGCGACCTTCCCCTATCCGCTCTACTCCAACTGGTTCGCGACCTACCAGCAGCTCACAGGCGTGCGCATCAACTACCAGTCGATCGGATCGGGCGGCGGCATCCGGCAGTTCATCAAGGGGACGGTCGACTTCGGTGCATCGGACGCCAGCATGAAGGACGAGCAGATCGCCGCCGTGCAAGGCAACGTGGTGCAGATCCCGACGGTGATCGGCTCGGTCGTGCTGACGTACAACCTGAAGGGGCTCGGCGCGCGGCGCCTGCGGCTTGATGCCCCGACGATCGCCGACATCTACCTCGGACGGATCACGTCGTGGCAGGATCCGCGGCTCAAGGCGCTGAACCCCGGAATGGTCTTCCCCAAGCTCGACATCGTGGTGGTCGGCCGCTCGGACGGCTCCGGCACCACCTTCGTCTTCACCGACTACCTCGCGAAGGTTTCCCCCGAGTGGCTGCGCCGCGTCGGCCGCGGCACCGCGGTGCGCTGGCCGGCGGGCCTCGGCGGCAAGGGCAACGAGGGCGTCACCGCGCAGGTGAAGCTGCTGGAAGGGAGCATCGGCTACGTCGAGATGGGCTACGCGCTGGCGAACAAGCTCGCCTTCGCCGAAGTGCAGAATCAGGCGGGGGCGTGGGTGATCCCGACGCTGCAGTCGGCGCAGGCGGCCGCGGCGTCGCTCGACTGGACCGCGAGCACTGATTTCCGGGTGTCGATCACCAACGCCCCCGGGAAGGATGCCTATCCGATTTCCTCGTTCACCTGGCTGCTGATCTACCGCGACAGCAAGTCGCCGGCGACGGCGCGGCAGCTGCGCGACTTCCTACGCTGGATGCTGACACCGGCGGCGCAGGCGCAAGCGGCGCGGCTGCACTATGCGCCGTTGCCGAAGGTGGTAGTCGACCTGGTCGCCGCACGCCTCCCGACCCTGCGAGCCAACGGCCGGCCGATCCCGTGAGCAGCGCGCACTCGTCGACCGGGGTCTGGGGCGACCGCCTCTTCCGCGGCTTCGTCACCCTGGCCGCGTTGTCGGTGCCGATTCTCCTGGCCTTCCTCGTCTACGAGCTCTACGTCGGCGCGGCCCCTGCCATCGACCGCTTCGGCCTCGGCTTCCTCACCAGCGACATCTGGGACCCGGTCGCCGGGGAGTTCGGCGCCTGGCCGCTGATCGTCGGCACGCTGCTCTCCGCCTTCCTGGCGCTGCTGATCGCCGTGCCGCTCTCGCTCGGCGTGGCGATCTTCCTGGTCGAGTTCGCGCCGAAGGCGATCCGCGGACCGATCGGCTTCGTCATCGAACTGCTCGCGGCCATCCCGTCGGTGGTCTACGGCCTCTGGGGCATCTTCTTCCTGATTCCGCTGCTCCGGGCCACGCTCTTCCCCTTCCTCCGCTCGACGCTCGGCTTCCTGCCGTTCTTCCAGGGGCCGATCTACGGCCCCTCGATGCTGACCGCGGCGATGATCCTCGCGATCATGGTGATGCCCTACATCATGTCGGTCTCGCGGGAGGTGCTGCTCGCGGTGCCGGTGGCGCAGCGCGAGGCGGCGCTGGCGTTGGGGGCCACGCGCTGGGAAGCGGTGACGGGGGCGGTGCTGCCCTTCGCCCGCTCCGGCATCATCGGCGCGATCATCCTGGGGCTCGGCCGCGCACTCGGCGAGACGATGGCGGTCACCATGCTGATCGGCAACCGGCACGAGATTTCAATGTCGCTCTTTGCGCCCGGCTATACGATGGCGTCGGTGATCGCCAATGAATTCACCGAGGCGTCGACCGACCTGCACTTCGCCGCACTCACCTACGTGGCGCTGGTGCTCTTCGCCGTCACCGTGTTGGTGAACGCCGCGGCCCGGCTGCTCATCTGGCGCGTCTCGCGGAAGGCCGGAGGAACGACGGCATGAATCGGCAGACGCTTCGCTTTGCAGTGAGCAATGTCATGGTCGCCCTGACCGTGGCCGCCGTCGTGGTCGCCGTGCTGCCGTTGCTGCTGATTCTGGCGACGCTGATCGCCAAGGGCGCCGGCTCGCTCTCGCTGGCGTTCTTCACCAAGCCGCCCGGGCCGATCGGCTCCGTCGGGGGCGGCGTGCTGCACGGCCTGGTCGGGACGCTGATGATGGTGGGCGTCGCCTGCCTCGCGGGGCTGCCGATCGGCATCGGGGCCGGCATCCATTGCGCCGAGTACCCGCACAGCAAGCTCAGCACGGTGGCGCGCTTCGTGGCGGACGTGATGAACGGCACACCGTCGATCGTGGTCGGCGTCTTTGCGTGGACGTGGATCGTGGCGAAGCAGGGCCACTTCTCCGCCCTCGCCGGCAGCGCGGCGCTCGGCATGCTGATGATCCCGATGGTGATGCGCACCACCGAGGAGATGATCAAGCTGGTGCCCAATGCCCTGCGTGAGGCGGCACTGGCGCTCGGTTACCCGCGGTGGCGCACCTCGCTCACGATCGTGCTGCGCACCTGCCTCCCCGGCATCGTGACGGGCTCGCTGCTGGCCGTCGCGCGCATCGCCGGCGAGACGGCGCCGCTGCTCTTCACCGCGCTCGGCAATCAGTTCGTCTCCACGGACATGAGCCAGCCGATGGCGGCGCTGCCGCTGGTGGTCTTCTCCTACGCCACCGGCCCCTACGAGGAATGGCACGCGCTGGCGTGGGCCACGGCGCTGGTGCTGATCCTCGTGGTGCTGGTGCTCTCGCTGCTGGCCCGCTGGGCCACCCGTTCGCGGTTCGACACCCGTGGCTGACGCTACCCCGGCGCGCATCGCCACCGACAAGCTCACCGCGATGTACGGCAAGTTCACCGCCGTGCACGACATCTCGCTGCAGTTCGCCGCGAATCAGGTGCACGCGCTGATCGGCCCGTCGGGGTGCGGCAAGAGCACCTTCCTGCGCACGCTCAACCGGCTGCACGAGATCAGCGGTGGCGGCTGGATCGCCGGCAAGGTCCTCCTCGACGGCGTGAACATCTACAGCGACGACGTCGACGTGGTCGCGCTGCGCCGCCGGGTCGGCATGGTCTTCCAGAAGCCGACGCCGTTCCCGATGCTCTCGGTCCGCGACAACGTCGCCGCCGGCTTGCGCGTCGGCGCGCGGCACAGCAAGGCCGAGATGGACGAGATCGTCGAGAAGGCACTGCATCAGGCCGCCCTCTGGGACGAGGTGAAGGATCGGCTGCACGAGAGCGCCCTGGGCCTCTCCGGCGGGCAACAGCAGCGGCTCTGCATTGCCCGGACCATTGCCGCTCGGCCCGAGGTGATCCTCCTCGACGAGCCCACCAGCGCGCTCGATCCGCAGGCGACGCAGCACATCGAGGAGCTGCTCTTCGAGCTGAAGCAGGAGTTCACCATCGTGATCGTGACCCACAACCTGCAGCAGGCGGCGCGCGCGTCGGACACGACCTCCTTCTTCTTCATGGGCCGCCTGATCGAGAGCGGGGCGACCAAGCAGATGTTCACGGCGCCGAACCACGACCAGACCGAGGCCTACATCACCGGGCGGTTCGGATGACCGACGCCCCGGCCGTGGCCATCGCCGTGCGCGGCTTCTCGTTCTGGTATGGAGCCACCCAGGCGCTCGCCGACCTCGACTTCACGGTCGGTCAGCGTCAGGTGACCGCGGTGATCGGCCCGTCGGGGTGCGGCAAGAGCACCTTCCTCCGCGCCGTGAACCGGATGCACGATCTCGTCCCCGGCGCCCGGCGGGTGGGAGCCATCGAGCTTGATGGCCAGGACATCTACGCCACGGGGACCGACGTCGTCGCCCTGCGGCGCCGGGTCGGGATGGTGTTCCAGAAGCCGAATCCCTTCCCGAAGAGCATCTTTGACAACGTCGCCTACGGGGCCCGGCTGAACGGCCTCGTCCCTGCGGGGGAGATGCCCGACCTGGTGGAGCGTTCGTTGCGCCAGGCCGCGCTCTGGGAGGAGGTCAAGGATCGGCTCGATCGCAGTGCCCTGACGCTCTCCGGCGGCCAGCAGCAGCGGCTCTGCATCGCCCGGGCCCTCGGCAACGCCCCCGAGGTGCTGCTGATGGACGAGCCCTGCTCCGCCCTCGACCCGATCGCCACCCAGAAGGTCGAGGAGCTGATCGTCGGACTGAAGCGGGACTACACGATCGTGATCGTCACGCATAACATGCAGCAGGCCGCACGCATCTCGGACTTCACCGGGTTCTTCGATCGGGGGCGGCTGGTGGAGCTGGGCGACAGCCGGCAGATCTTCACCAACCCCCGTCACGAACGGACGGAAGCCTACATCACCGGGAGGTTCGGATGAGCGTCGAGACCCACCGCCACTTTCACGAAGAGCTGAGCCACGTGAAGGTGCGCCTGCTCACCATGTCGGGCGAGGCCGAAGCGGCGCTCGGCCTGGCGGTCGAGGCGCTGCTCGAGCGCGATGCCGGCAAGGCCGAGCGCGTCATCCACGGCGACCGCACCATCGATGCCATGGAAGTCGAGATCGAGGAGCAGTGCATCAACCTCCTCGCCCTGCAGCAGCCGATGGCCCGCGATCTCCGCATGCTGACCTCCGCCCTCAAGATCGCCAACGACCTCGAGCGCGTCGGCGATCACGCCGTGAACATCGCCCAGTCCGCTGAACGCCTTGCCAAGAGCCGCCCGATCACGCCGGAGCCGGAGATCATCGAGATGGCGCGGTTGGCGCGCGGGATGCTTTCCGACGCCCTCGAGGCCTTCATCCGCGGCGACGCCTCGGCCGGGCGAGAGGTCTGTCGCCGCGACGACAAGGTCGATGCGTTGCACGGCTCGGTCTTCCGGATCCTGCTGACCCACATGATGGAGGATCCGCACATGATCGGCGCGGGGATGGAGCTCTTCCTCGTCAGCCGGAACCTCGAACGGGTGGCCGACCTCGCCACGAACATCGGCGAGGACGTGGTCTTTCTCGTCGAAGGGAAGTCGATCAAGCACCACGCCGAGGATCGCGGCGACGCGCCCACGTGAGCGGTCCCATCGCAGGACGTGAGCGGCTCGGCGCCATCGACGTCGGCTCCAATTCGATCCGCCTGCTGGTCGCGGAGCACGACCCGTCCAGCGGCATTGAAGTCATCGACGAGGAAAAGGCGATGCCGCGGCTGGCGCGCGGCGTCGGGACGACGGGCGCCCTCGACCCCGATGCGATGGAGCAGGCATTCGAGGCGCTACGCCGGATGAAGGGTGTCGCCGAACGGCGTGGGGTGACCCGACTGGCCGCGGTCGCCACCTCCGCCATGCGCGACGCCAGCAACGGCCCCGCCTTCGCCGCCCGGATCCGAAGGGAACTCGACATCCCGCTGGAGATCATCGACGAGGATCGGGAGGCCCGCCTCTCGTGGCGCTCGGTGGCCCACCACTTCACCCTCACCGATACCCGCACGCTGGTGGCCGACATCGGTGGCGGCTCGCTGGAGCTCATCGGCGCCGTGGATGGCCTCGTCGAGGTGACCACGTCGCTCCCCCTCGGCGCCGTCCGGCTCACCGAGTCGCACCTGCCTGGCAAGCGCGACCCGCAGAAGGAAGTCGCCGCGCTGCGCCGGCATGTGCGCCAGGTGCTCCGGAAGGCGCTCCCGTGGCGCGACTGGATCCAGGCCACCCTCATCGGCTCCGGTGGCTCCTTCACCAACATGGCGCGGATGGCGATTGCCCGCCGAGGGCACTCGACCGAGACGGTGCACGGCACCACGGTGCATACCGGCGAAGTCGAGGCGCTGCTCGAGTGGCTCTGCACCAAGACGCCGGCCGAGCGCGCCGAGGTCACCGGCCTCAATCCGAATCGCGCCGACATCATCCTCGCCGGCCTCGCCGTCACCGCCGAGTTGCTGGCGCTGATCGACGGGCGCAAGGTGACCGTCTCGGCGTTCGGGCTCCGCGAGGGGCTGCTGCTCGAGATGGTCGGACACGAAGGGCCGGCACGCCCGGCCGATCCGCTCCGGCTGATCCGCGAGTTCATGGACCGCTGCCGCACCGACCGTCGGCATGTCGAGCAGGTGCGGCTGATCGCGCTCTCGTTGCACGACCAGCTGGCGCCCGCGCTGGGCTCGACCCCCGAGGAGCGCTGGCTGCTGGAAGCGGCGGCGCTGCTGCATGACGTCGGCCAGCTGGTCTCCTACGCGCGCCATCATCGCCACAGCTACCAGCTCATCACCCACGCCGAACGGATCGGCCTCGGCGCACGCGACCGCAAGCTGGTCGCCCTGGCCTCACGCTATCACCGGAAGTCGGGGCCGAAGCGGAAGCACGAGGAATTCAGCGCGCTGCCGCCGGAAGATCAGGCGATCGTGCGCCGCATCAGCGGACTGCTGCGCGTCGCGGATGGCCTCGATCGTGGACACACCGCGGCCGTCGATCGCGTCACCGCCACGGTGCTCGGCGACCGCTGTGTCATCCGCGCCTTCCCGCGTGTCGAGGGCACGGACATTTCACTGGAAGTCTGGGGCGCCTCACGCAAATCTGACGTGCTGGAAAAGGCACTGGGCCTCGAGGTGGTGCTGGCGGCAGGGTTGTGGGGCGTCAGGGGGGGCGAGGGTCCTGAGGGAGACGCAGTCGAGGACTCCGGACATACGACTTACGACTTACGACCTACGACTTACGACTCACGACCATCAATCGCCTCCCGCACCCCACTCGTCAGTTCCGCAATCGTCCACGGCTTCGGGAGAATTCGATCCGGACCGTGCGCGACGCTCGTCCCGTCGGCAGGGGTCATCGTTCGGCCGCTCGTCAGGATCATCGGCATCGTGGCGCCCGCAGCGCGCAACGCGGCAATCATCGCCATGCCATCCATCCCCGGCATCACCAGGTCGGTCAGCACGAGCGCGATCGACTCGCGCTCCCGTTGATAGTGCACGAAGGCCTCGGTTGCATCCGCCGCTTCGAGCACGACATAGCCGACACGGCGCAGCACGCGGGACGCGGTGCGACGCAGCTCCGGTTGGTCCTCGACCAGGAGAATGGTCTCGCCACCCCCGCTGAGGGGTCGTGACGGGACGTCACCAGGCGCGCGTGCGATGGCCGGCACGCCCGTCGATGCCGGAAAGACCAACCCGAAGGTGCTGCCGTGGCCCGGGCGCGTGCGCAGGGTCACGAAGCCGCCCTGCTGTCGGACCAGCCCCAGCACCATCGACAGGCCGAGGCCGGTCCCGAGGCCAACGGGCTTGGTGGTGTGGAATGGTTCGAAGAGCCGCTCACGGACCGCATCGGTAATTCCGCACCCGCGATCCGCCACCTCGAGGATGACGAAGGGCCCCGGGAGGTCTGCCTCGTCGGCCCCGTAGCGGATCAGCGGCGGTGCGCCGGCCGGGGCGTCGTCCAGATCGGTGACCGGGCCGCGCAAACGGAGCACGATCAACCCGCCCTCAGGCGCAGCGTCGCGGGCATTGGTCACCAGGTTGAGGATCACCTGCTCGATCGCATCCTGGTCGACGACCACCACGCTCGCCGTCCCTTCCTGCTGCACCTGAAGATCGTATCGCGAGGAGAGGAGTCGTTGGAGCATCGGTGCATAGCGGGCCAGCATCGCGGCCAGGTCGGTGGGGACCGGGGCGAGGTCGCGCTGCCGGGCGATCCCCAGGAGCGTGCGCACCACCTTGATGGCATGGTCCGATGCCAGCAGCAGGTCGTTCATCCTGGCGGGCCGATCCGGGGCAGGGTGCCCGCACCAGTCCCCGTTCGCCTGATCACGACAGCACATCTTGAAATCGTGGGCCACGCCGCTGGTAGCTCGCCGATGGCCTGCAGCTTCTGGGAGTGGCGCAGCGCTCGGCCGGCGCAGCTCCTCCTGCAACCGTCGCTCGGAACGCAGGGCCGCCGCGACCAGTGCATAGACCAGCACCCCAGTCACCGCGACGAACGCCCAGCCCTTGAGATTCTGCAGCCGGGTCAACGCAGTCGGATCGCTGGAGACTGCCGCGACGGCCTGGTCGGAAAAGAGAATCCAGAGACTGCCGGCTACGACCTAGATGCCGGCAATGACGAATGCGCGCCACGCCGGCGAGAGTCCCGCTGGCACGCCAGGATCACGCGCCGTACGGCACCCAGATGTTCTTGACCTGCGTCGCCTGGCGCAGGAACTCCGTCCCTTCCGCCATCGCCGCATCTTCCCAGTCGCGCAGCCACGACTCCGTCCACGTCCGCTTCAGGTTGCCGGTCGACAGTCGCTCGACCTCCGCCGCCTCCGCCTGCGTGCCGAAGCACCAGCACGCGTCGACGTCATCATGGCTCGCCAACGGCGCCAGCAGTTCCGCGATCGTGCCGGTGACAAGGTTGATCACGCCGCCCGGTACGTCCGAGGTATCGAGCACCTGGTAGAGGTCGGTCGCCAGCAGCGGCGAGGTGGTCGACGGAATCGCCACCACCGCATTGCCCATCGCGATCGCGGGGAGGACCGTCGAGAGCAAGCCGAGCAACGGCGCTTCGTCCGGGCACCGAATGCCCATGACGCCGAGTGCCTCGGGCATCGCCAGGGTGACATTGCGGAGGGGCGTATGGTGCACCGCCCCGTCGTACTTGTCGGCCCACGCGGCCCAGGTGAAGCAGCGCCGCACCGCGGCCTCTGCTTCCCGGGCGCCATCCTGCCCGGTCAGCGCGGTAAGCCGGGCAGCGAATTCGGACTGCCGCGCCGCGAGGTTTTCGCCGAGGAAGTAGAGCACCTGCGCCCGCGTGTGGGCCGTTGCGGAGGCCCACTTGCCCTGCGCGGCGTGCGCCGCCTCGACGGCGTTGCGGATGTCCTTCCGGTTGCCGCGGCCGACCTCGCCGACGCGGTGGCCATCGGCCCCGAACACCGGCAGCACATACCCCGAGTCCGGCCGCGCCTGCTTCCCGCCGATGTACAGCTTCGGCGTCCGGTCGATCGGCGGCATCCCATCGGCCCCGACCGCCGCCGCATCCCCACTCGCTTCTCGCTTCTCGCTTCTCGCTTCTCGTCCAACTCGCTCACCATGCACCGGCGCCAGATATTCGTACATCCCTTCCCTGCCACCCTCCCGGCCGTACCCGCTTTCTCGGTAGCCACCGAAGCCGGCCGAGGCGTCGAAGAGGTTGGTGCAGTTGACCCAGACGGTGCCGGCCTTCAGGCGCGGCGCCACGTCGAGCGCCAGATTCAGGTTGTCGCTCCAGACCGACGCAGCGAGTCCGTAGCGGCTGTTGTTGGCGATCTCGACCGCCTCGTCGTGGGTGCGGAAGGTCAGCAGCACCACCACCGGACCGAAGATCTCCTCCTGCGCGATCGTCGCCGCAGGCTGCACATTGGTGAACAGCGTCGGCGGATAGAAGAGCCCTTCGGTGGGCACCTGCCACGACGGCTGCCAGCAGCGCGCCCCCTCCGCGATTCCCTGCTCCACCATCGCGCCGATCCGTTCGAGCTGTACCGGCGCCACGATCGCGCCGATGTCGACCGACTTGTCGAGCGGCGAGCCGACGCGCAACCGCTCCATCCGGGCGCGCAACTTCTCCGTCAGCCGCTCCGCGATCCCCTCGGCGACGAGAATGCGCGACCCGGCGCAACAGACCTGCCCCTGGTTGAACCAGATGGCGTCGACCACGCCTTCCACCACTGAGTCGAGATCCGCGTCCTCGAAGACGATGAA
This genomic stretch from Gemmatimonadota bacterium harbors:
- the pstC gene encoding phosphate ABC transporter permease subunit PstC produces the protein MSSAHSSTGVWGDRLFRGFVTLAALSVPILLAFLVYELYVGAAPAIDRFGLGFLTSDIWDPVAGEFGAWPLIVGTLLSAFLALLIAVPLSLGVAIFLVEFAPKAIRGPIGFVIELLAAIPSVVYGLWGIFFLIPLLRATLFPFLRSTLGFLPFFQGPIYGPSMLTAAMILAIMVMPYIMSVSREVLLAVPVAQREAALALGATRWEAVTGAVLPFARSGIIGAIILGLGRALGETMAVTMLIGNRHEISMSLFAPGYTMASVIANEFTEASTDLHFAALTYVALVLFAVTVLVNAAARLLIWRVSRKAGGTTA
- the phoU gene encoding phosphate signaling complex protein PhoU; translated protein: MSVETHRHFHEELSHVKVRLLTMSGEAEAALGLAVEALLERDAGKAERVIHGDRTIDAMEVEIEEQCINLLALQQPMARDLRMLTSALKIANDLERVGDHAVNIAQSAERLAKSRPITPEPEIIEMARLARGMLSDALEAFIRGDASAGREVCRRDDKVDALHGSVFRILLTHMMEDPHMIGAGMELFLVSRNLERVADLATNIGEDVVFLVEGKSIKHHAEDRGDAPT
- the pstS gene encoding phosphate ABC transporter substrate-binding protein PstS — protein: MHPRRLRGLLAALALLLPGGASAQQILTGAGATFPYPLYSNWFATYQQLTGVRINYQSIGSGGGIRQFIKGTVDFGASDASMKDEQIAAVQGNVVQIPTVIGSVVLTYNLKGLGARRLRLDAPTIADIYLGRITSWQDPRLKALNPGMVFPKLDIVVVGRSDGSGTTFVFTDYLAKVSPEWLRRVGRGTAVRWPAGLGGKGNEGVTAQVKLLEGSIGYVEMGYALANKLAFAEVQNQAGAWVIPTLQSAQAAAASLDWTASTDFRVSITNAPGKDAYPISSFTWLLIYRDSKSPATARQLRDFLRWMLTPAAQAQAARLHYAPLPKVVVDLVAARLPTLRANGRPIP
- the pstB gene encoding phosphate ABC transporter ATP-binding protein; this encodes MYGKFTAVHDISLQFAANQVHALIGPSGCGKSTFLRTLNRLHEISGGGWIAGKVLLDGVNIYSDDVDVVALRRRVGMVFQKPTPFPMLSVRDNVAAGLRVGARHSKAEMDEIVEKALHQAALWDEVKDRLHESALGLSGGQQQRLCIARTIAARPEVILLDEPTSALDPQATQHIEELLFELKQEFTIVIVTHNLQQAARASDTTSFFFMGRLIESGATKQMFTAPNHDQTEAYITGRFG
- the pstA gene encoding phosphate ABC transporter permease PstA; translation: MNRQTLRFAVSNVMVALTVAAVVVAVLPLLLILATLIAKGAGSLSLAFFTKPPGPIGSVGGGVLHGLVGTLMMVGVACLAGLPIGIGAGIHCAEYPHSKLSTVARFVADVMNGTPSIVVGVFAWTWIVAKQGHFSALAGSAALGMLMIPMVMRTTEEMIKLVPNALREAALALGYPRWRTSLTIVLRTCLPGIVTGSLLAVARIAGETAPLLFTALGNQFVSTDMSQPMAALPLVVFSYATGPYEEWHALAWATALVLILVVLVLSLLARWATRSRFDTRG
- a CDS encoding response regulator: MTHRILVVDDEPDITALVAYHLAKAGFRVSTATNGPDALKAAKEERPDVVVLDLMLPGLSGYDVLAELRKREETRDVGVILLTARRDEPDRIRGLSLGADDYLTKPFSPAELALRVQALLRRLAAPAVAKGSTLVAEGLVVDRAAHKVLLENEELNLTATEYKLLVMLLERRGRVQSRPQLLETVWDAQPDIQTRTVDMHVQRLRSKLGAVGDMIETVRGFGYRFKSPERGSRPA
- a CDS encoding PAS domain-containing protein, yielding MSLTSRLVWGTITVVAFTLLLMLWGAERWSMTAAALFALVVALGLATLTGRAVAQPLVALSKAARDIASGLLPAFPRSGIPEVDALVQALRQMNRQLADRFEDVQREKAEAAAIVNAMVEGVIATDPRGRIVTANPAARRLLGYSHEADLPDLRTLFRVKAARAAVDAVLEGEVVQDREVEFDGVTLTLNARALPTGGAVLVLHDLTEVRRLEAVRRDFVANVSHELKTPLTSISGYAETLADGDVDPATTKRFLATIVSNAARMQRLVDDLLDLSRIEAGRWVPEPVAVPLESAANECWAMFADRAAARRVTFTRAFAPDATTITADPHAIRQLLQNLVDNALRYVPEGGTITCRSERADGGIVLSVEDNGSGISSDHLPRIFERFYRVDPSRSRDEGGTGLGLAIIKHMVEAHGGRVWAESALGEGTAVRSWWPEGTAS
- the pstB gene encoding phosphate ABC transporter ATP-binding protein; the encoded protein is MTDAPAVAIAVRGFSFWYGATQALADLDFTVGQRQVTAVIGPSGCGKSTFLRAVNRMHDLVPGARRVGAIELDGQDIYATGTDVVALRRRVGMVFQKPNPFPKSIFDNVAYGARLNGLVPAGEMPDLVERSLRQAALWEEVKDRLDRSALTLSGGQQQRLCIARALGNAPEVLLMDEPCSALDPIATQKVEELIVGLKRDYTIVIVTHNMQQAARISDFTGFFDRGRLVELGDSRQIFTNPRHERTEAYITGRFG